A region from the Clavibacter sp. A6099 genome encodes:
- the ruvA gene encoding Holliday junction branch migration protein RuvA: MISSLRGTVLSVSGQTLLLEVHGVGYGVSVTPRHAIELRHGSEATVLTSLVVREDSLTLFGFPGPDELRAFELLCGVTGVGPKSALAVLEHLDPEAMAQAVAAEDDAAFRRVSGIGPKTAKLIVLHLAGKLFVTQPRSRSTGSAASTVTADVVTALIGLGWSERVARTAVDDAAAAAADQGLPADMPRLLRVALGMLGPQQPAGAAPTGQAADR, translated from the coding sequence GTGATCTCCTCCCTCCGCGGCACCGTGCTGTCCGTCTCCGGTCAGACCCTCCTGCTGGAGGTGCACGGGGTGGGCTACGGCGTCTCGGTGACGCCGCGCCACGCGATCGAGCTGCGGCACGGATCCGAGGCCACCGTGCTCACCTCGCTGGTCGTCCGCGAGGACTCACTCACGCTCTTCGGCTTCCCGGGGCCCGACGAGCTGCGCGCCTTCGAGCTGCTCTGCGGCGTCACGGGCGTCGGCCCGAAGTCGGCCCTCGCCGTGCTCGAGCACCTGGATCCGGAGGCCATGGCCCAGGCCGTCGCCGCGGAGGACGACGCCGCCTTCCGCCGCGTGTCGGGCATCGGACCGAAGACCGCCAAGCTCATCGTCCTGCACCTGGCGGGGAAGCTGTTCGTCACGCAGCCGCGCAGCCGCTCGACGGGATCCGCCGCCTCGACGGTCACGGCCGATGTCGTCACGGCCCTCATCGGCCTCGGCTGGTCGGAGCGCGTGGCCCGCACCGCGGTCGACGACGCCGCCGCCGCGGCGGCGGATCAGGGGCTGCCCGCCGACATGCCCCGCCTGCTGCGCGTCGCGCTCGGCATGCTCGGGCCGCAGCAGCCCGCGGGCGCGGCCCCGACCGGTCAGGCGGCCGACCGGTGA
- the ruvC gene encoding crossover junction endodeoxyribonuclease RuvC yields the protein MRILGIDPGLTRCGVGVVDVYADRSARLVDVQVVRTSPTAELHHRLLAVGDGIEELVDRHRPSVVAIERVFAQDNLSTVMGVAQITGVALVGAARRGLDVALHTPSEVKAAVTGYGQADKKQVATMVARILGLDELPTPADASDALALAICAGWRAGMSRAGIAGTPSPAPRASGADAAAGAGPTTAQAAWLAAERAQRGRR from the coding sequence GTGCGGATCCTCGGGATCGACCCCGGACTGACGCGCTGCGGCGTCGGCGTGGTCGACGTCTACGCCGACCGCTCGGCCCGGCTCGTGGACGTGCAGGTCGTCCGCACGAGCCCGACGGCCGAGCTGCACCACCGGCTGCTCGCGGTCGGCGACGGCATCGAGGAGCTCGTGGACCGGCACCGACCGTCCGTCGTCGCCATCGAGCGCGTCTTCGCGCAGGACAACCTGTCGACCGTGATGGGTGTCGCGCAGATCACGGGCGTCGCCCTCGTGGGCGCGGCGCGGCGCGGGCTCGACGTCGCGCTGCACACGCCGAGCGAGGTCAAGGCCGCCGTCACCGGGTACGGGCAGGCGGACAAGAAGCAGGTGGCGACGATGGTCGCGCGCATCCTCGGCCTCGACGAGCTGCCGACCCCCGCCGACGCGTCCGACGCCCTCGCCCTCGCGATCTGCGCCGGCTGGCGCGCGGGGATGTCGCGCGCCGGCATCGCGGGGACCCCGTCGCCGGCGCCGCGCGCGAGCGGCGCCGACGCCGCTGCGGGTGCCGGGCCGACGACGGCCCAGGCCGCGTGGCTCGCGGCCGAGCGTGCGCAGCGGGGTCGGCGCTAG
- a CDS encoding rhodanese-like domain-containing protein: protein MTSAQGAGVPEDLDAATAKARTTTGESWLLDVREPDEWEAGHSAVAHHIPMGELEARVGEIPTDQHIAVVCRSGHRSAIATQALLRGGFAASNITGGMHAWSEMGGDVVTDDGQPGRVA from the coding sequence GTGACGAGCGCGCAGGGCGCTGGCGTCCCCGAGGACCTCGACGCCGCCACCGCCAAGGCCCGCACCACCACGGGTGAGTCCTGGCTCCTCGACGTGCGCGAGCCCGATGAGTGGGAGGCCGGCCACTCCGCCGTCGCCCACCACATCCCGATGGGCGAGCTCGAGGCGCGCGTCGGCGAGATCCCGACCGACCAGCACATCGCGGTCGTCTGCCGCTCCGGCCACCGGTCGGCCATCGCCACGCAGGCTCTGCTGCGCGGCGGGTTCGCGGCCTCCAACATCACGGGCGGCATGCACGCGTGGTCCGAGATGGGCGGCGACGTCGTCACCGACGACGGGCAGCCCGGCCGCGTCGCCTGA
- the secD gene encoding protein translocase subunit SecD, with the protein MAKSPTPVRKARRKLIWLLVIIGLLAGGNAASVAFSNGSWSPKLALDLEGGTQIILAPQLDGASSGPTSEQLAQAVSIIRQRVDASGVSEAEITTQGGSNIVVSLPGEPDAATMQRLQSSAKLELRPVLIGAAGTASVAPTPTPAPTDGSAPADGTTPTDGSTPAAEAPAAAATPDPSTLSDEPTAEPTGPSDVSWVTPRLQAEFAAYDCATAPEDDGQAAPADRAIIACSDDGAAKYVLGPVEVDGSTISDATSGLQQSSQGVSTGTWSVNLVFDGDGTKQFGDMSTRLITLESPRNQFAFVLDNEVISAPVTQGVVTNGKPSITGNFTQESAKALADQLKFGALPLSFTLQSSDVISATLGSSQLTSGLIAGLIGLVLVVLYSLVQYRALGMVTIASLVIAAVITYLLITLLSWREGYRLSLAGVAGLIVAIGITADSFIVYFERIKDELRDGRGLVSSVEQGWKRALRTIIASDTVNFLAAAVLFILAVGNVKGFALTLGLTTIIDLIVVSLFTHPILQLLANRRFFAEGHRMSGLDPRALGAVYRGRATFRTPTATTGRGAAAAKEAARRQTIAERKAAQGQATGSTKTATIDAPRADDTSRDD; encoded by the coding sequence GTGGCCAAGTCGCCCACACCGGTACGCAAGGCCAGGCGCAAGCTCATCTGGCTGCTGGTCATCATCGGCCTCCTGGCCGGCGGCAACGCCGCGAGCGTCGCGTTCAGCAACGGGTCATGGAGCCCGAAGCTCGCGCTCGACCTCGAGGGCGGCACGCAGATCATCCTCGCGCCGCAGCTGGACGGGGCCTCCTCCGGGCCCACGAGCGAGCAGCTCGCCCAGGCGGTCTCGATCATCCGCCAGCGCGTCGACGCGAGCGGCGTCTCCGAGGCGGAGATCACCACGCAGGGCGGCAGCAACATCGTCGTCAGCCTTCCCGGTGAGCCCGACGCGGCGACCATGCAGCGCCTGCAGTCCTCGGCCAAGCTCGAGCTGCGCCCCGTGCTCATCGGCGCGGCCGGCACGGCGTCGGTCGCGCCGACGCCGACGCCCGCGCCCACCGACGGCTCGGCGCCTGCGGACGGCACGACGCCGACCGACGGCTCCACCCCCGCGGCCGAGGCGCCCGCCGCCGCGGCCACCCCGGATCCCTCCACCCTCTCCGACGAGCCGACCGCCGAGCCCACCGGCCCGAGCGACGTCTCCTGGGTCACGCCGCGCCTCCAGGCGGAGTTCGCCGCCTACGACTGCGCGACGGCCCCCGAGGACGACGGGCAGGCGGCACCCGCCGACCGCGCGATCATCGCCTGCTCCGACGACGGCGCCGCGAAGTACGTCCTCGGCCCGGTCGAGGTCGACGGCAGCACCATCTCCGACGCCACGAGCGGCCTCCAGCAGTCGAGCCAGGGCGTCAGCACCGGCACGTGGTCGGTCAACCTGGTCTTCGACGGCGACGGCACGAAGCAGTTCGGCGACATGTCGACCCGCCTGATCACGCTCGAGTCGCCGCGCAACCAGTTCGCGTTCGTGCTCGACAACGAGGTCATCTCCGCCCCGGTCACGCAGGGCGTCGTGACCAACGGCAAGCCCTCCATCACGGGCAACTTCACGCAGGAGAGCGCCAAGGCGCTGGCCGACCAGCTCAAGTTCGGCGCCCTGCCGCTCAGCTTCACGCTGCAGAGCTCGGATGTCATCTCGGCGACGCTCGGATCCTCGCAGCTCACCAGCGGTCTGATCGCGGGGCTCATCGGCCTCGTGCTCGTGGTGCTGTACTCGCTCGTGCAGTACCGGGCCCTCGGCATGGTCACCATCGCGTCGCTGGTGATCGCCGCGGTGATCACCTACCTCCTGATCACGCTGCTCAGCTGGCGGGAGGGGTATCGGCTGTCGCTCGCCGGGGTGGCAGGGCTCATCGTGGCCATCGGAATCACAGCGGACTCGTTCATCGTCTACTTCGAGCGCATCAAGGACGAGCTGCGCGACGGCCGCGGACTCGTCTCGTCGGTCGAGCAGGGATGGAAGCGCGCGCTGCGCACGATCATCGCGTCCGACACGGTCAACTTCCTCGCGGCGGCGGTGTTGTTCATCCTCGCCGTGGGCAACGTCAAGGGCTTCGCGCTCACGCTGGGGCTCACGACGATCATCGACCTCATCGTCGTCTCGCTCTTCACGCACCCGATCCTGCAGCTGCTCGCGAACCGGCGCTTCTTCGCCGAGGGCCACCGCATGAGCGGGCTCGACCCGCGGGCGCTCGGCGCGGTGTACCGGGGCCGCGCCACGTTCCGCACCCCCACCGCCACCACCGGACGCGGTGCCGCAGCGGCCAAGGAGGCGGCGCGCCGGCAGACCATCGCCGAGCGCAAGGCCGCCCAGGGCCAGGCGACCGGATCCACGAAGACCGCGACGATCGACGCGCCGCGGGCCGACGACACGAGCAGGGACGACTGA
- a CDS encoding DUF349 domain-containing protein, with protein MADNDQTPWGRVDETGTVFLREGDGERAVGQYPDGTPEEALAYFQRKFTDLAGQVTLLEQRAKRGAPATDVSKAVAHLIEAVDGANAVGDLAALRTRLDVLAATVGELTEKQGEEQRQVVQGAIAERTAIVEETERLASQDFSKVQWKQLTAEVDALFGRWQQHQQTGPRLPKNDANELWKRFRTARSTIDTERKAFFAELDNAHKDARSKKQAIVEQARALEPQGVGGIPAYRRLLDEWKLAGRAGKRYDDALWAQFKAAGDVLYGAKAEVDAADDEEQQANLQAKLALLDEAEPILQITERTAARDKLTAVQLRWDAIGRVPRDSVKTVEDRLRKVETHVRTLDEEFWRKNNPETKARSEGLASQLGAAIDKLQRELDAAKADGDARRIKDAEEALAARRVWLDALGS; from the coding sequence GTGGCTGACAACGATCAGACCCCCTGGGGCCGCGTCGACGAGACGGGCACCGTCTTCCTGCGCGAGGGCGACGGCGAACGCGCCGTCGGCCAGTACCCCGACGGGACCCCCGAGGAGGCGCTGGCCTACTTCCAGCGCAAGTTCACGGACCTCGCCGGGCAGGTCACGCTGCTGGAGCAGCGCGCCAAGCGCGGTGCCCCCGCCACCGACGTCTCCAAGGCGGTCGCGCACCTCATCGAGGCCGTGGACGGCGCGAACGCCGTCGGCGACCTCGCCGCGCTCCGCACGCGTCTCGACGTCCTCGCCGCCACCGTCGGCGAGCTCACCGAGAAGCAGGGCGAGGAGCAGCGCCAGGTGGTGCAGGGCGCCATCGCCGAGCGCACCGCCATCGTGGAGGAGACCGAGCGCCTCGCGAGCCAGGACTTCTCGAAGGTCCAGTGGAAGCAGCTGACGGCCGAGGTCGACGCGCTGTTCGGCCGGTGGCAGCAGCACCAGCAGACGGGGCCCCGGCTCCCGAAGAACGACGCCAACGAGCTCTGGAAGCGCTTCCGCACCGCTCGCTCCACCATCGACACCGAGCGCAAGGCCTTCTTCGCCGAGCTCGACAACGCCCACAAGGACGCCCGCTCGAAGAAGCAGGCCATCGTCGAGCAGGCACGCGCCCTCGAGCCGCAGGGCGTCGGCGGCATCCCCGCCTACCGTCGCCTCCTCGACGAGTGGAAGCTCGCCGGACGCGCGGGCAAGCGCTACGACGACGCCCTGTGGGCGCAGTTCAAGGCGGCGGGCGACGTGCTCTACGGCGCCAAGGCCGAGGTCGACGCGGCGGACGACGAGGAGCAGCAGGCCAACCTCCAGGCCAAGCTCGCACTCCTCGACGAGGCCGAGCCCATCCTCCAGATCACGGAGCGCACGGCCGCACGTGACAAGCTCACCGCCGTCCAGCTGCGCTGGGACGCGATCGGTCGCGTGCCGCGGGACAGCGTCAAGACCGTCGAGGATCGCCTGCGCAAGGTGGAGACGCACGTGCGCACCCTGGACGAGGAGTTCTGGCGCAAGAACAACCCGGAGACGAAGGCGCGCTCCGAGGGGCTCGCCTCGCAGCTCGGCGCCGCCATCGACAAGCTGCAGCGCGAGCTCGACGCGGCCAAGGCCGACGGCGACGCGCGACGCATCAAGGACGCCGAGGAGGCCCTCGCCGCCCGCCGAGTGTGGCTGGACGCTCTCGGCTCCTAG
- a CDS encoding type IV toxin-antitoxin system AbiEi family antitoxin gives MSPRLAPVLSVLDLPLAELCSARLDGEVYEVDACYSPVDELASPWLRAAALAAQVPSRLIAERSTAAWVHGAVRTPPRTHEYCVDSVARCHPPALRNVRIREVVLDERDTVVLAGLRVTTPLRTLCDIARTVADFSPTHEAACLGLLALPGVTDAAAREHLAASGALPDKRRALARLDALGSHAAAASAHAGSGQETDPVSRR, from the coding sequence ATGTCACCCCGACTCGCCCCCGTCCTGTCCGTCCTCGACCTCCCGCTCGCCGAGCTCTGCTCCGCCCGCCTCGACGGCGAGGTGTACGAGGTCGACGCCTGCTACTCCCCCGTCGACGAGCTGGCCTCGCCCTGGCTCCGCGCCGCGGCGCTCGCCGCGCAGGTCCCCTCGCGGCTGATCGCCGAGCGGTCGACGGCGGCCTGGGTGCACGGCGCCGTCCGCACCCCGCCGCGCACGCACGAGTACTGCGTCGACAGCGTCGCGCGCTGCCATCCGCCGGCGCTCCGCAACGTGCGCATCCGCGAGGTCGTGCTCGACGAGCGTGACACCGTCGTGCTGGCCGGCCTCCGCGTGACCACGCCCCTGCGGACGCTGTGCGACATCGCGCGCACGGTCGCCGACTTCTCCCCGACCCACGAGGCCGCGTGCCTCGGGCTGCTCGCGCTGCCCGGGGTGACGGACGCGGCAGCCCGGGAGCACCTGGCCGCGTCGGGCGCCCTCCCCGACAAGCGCCGTGCGCTGGCCCGTCTCGATGCGCTGGGCAGCCACGCGGCAGCCGCCTCTGCCCACGCGGGGAGCGGGCAGGAGACAGACCCCGTCAGCCGCCGTTGA
- the secF gene encoding protein translocase subunit SecF, with protein sequence MAGFSEFGNDLYTGKRSFDIVGRRRLWYSIAAICILISVLGPLVRGGFTFGIEFTGGSEYTVSGVQSQSQDIASDAVATVTPVPARVSSVGSDGVRVQTDQLQPADSSAVRQALATAYGVETSSVTESFIGPSWGQDITRQALWGLVVFLALAAVVMSVYFRTWKMSVAAIIALLHDLVLTAGIYGITGFEVTPAAVIGFLTILGYSLYDTVVVFDKIRENTAEDGQESRRTFAQSVNLAVNQTLVRSINTSIVAILPVGSILFIGAVVLGAGTLRDIALSLFIGIIVGTYSTIFIAAPLYAHLREGEPKVKRGDALAASAASRAQAERAAVTVES encoded by the coding sequence ATGGCTGGCTTCTCCGAGTTCGGCAACGACCTCTACACGGGCAAGCGCTCGTTCGACATCGTCGGTCGCCGCCGTCTCTGGTACTCCATCGCGGCGATCTGCATCCTCATCTCCGTCCTGGGGCCGCTCGTGCGCGGCGGCTTCACGTTCGGCATCGAGTTCACGGGCGGATCCGAGTACACGGTGAGCGGGGTGCAGTCGCAGTCGCAGGACATCGCCAGCGACGCCGTCGCCACCGTGACCCCGGTGCCGGCTCGCGTGTCGTCGGTCGGGTCCGACGGGGTCCGCGTCCAGACCGACCAGCTGCAGCCCGCGGACAGCTCCGCCGTGCGGCAGGCGCTCGCGACGGCGTACGGCGTCGAGACGTCCAGCGTCACCGAGTCCTTCATCGGGCCGTCCTGGGGACAGGACATCACCCGCCAGGCGCTCTGGGGCCTCGTGGTCTTCCTCGCGCTGGCCGCGGTCGTCATGTCGGTCTACTTCCGCACCTGGAAGATGTCCGTCGCGGCGATCATCGCCCTCCTGCACGACCTCGTCCTCACCGCCGGCATCTACGGCATCACGGGCTTCGAGGTCACGCCCGCTGCCGTCATCGGCTTCCTCACGATCCTCGGGTACTCCCTCTACGACACCGTCGTGGTGTTCGACAAGATCCGGGAGAACACGGCGGAGGACGGGCAGGAGTCGCGGCGGACGTTCGCGCAGTCCGTGAACCTCGCGGTCAACCAGACCCTGGTGCGGTCCATCAACACGTCGATCGTCGCCATCCTCCCGGTCGGGTCGATCCTCTTCATCGGCGCCGTCGTGCTCGGCGCCGGCACCCTGCGCGACATCGCGCTGTCGCTGTTCATCGGCATCATCGTCGGCACCTACTCGACGATCTTCATCGCGGCTCCGCTCTACGCGCACCTCCGTGAGGGCGAGCCGAAGGTGAAGCGCGGCGACGCCCTCGCGGCATCGGCCGCGAGCCGCGCCCAGGCCGAGCGCGCCGCCGTGACGGTGGAGTCGTGA
- the ruvB gene encoding Holliday junction branch migration DNA helicase RuvB, which produces MSGLAHGDASSPVPESDAELAFEGALRPRSLSEFVGQVKVRGQLELLLTAAAMQNRSPDHILLAGPPGLGKTTLAMIVAEESRRPLRLTSGPAIQHAGDLAAVLSALVPGEILFVDEIHRMARSAEEMLYLAMEDYRIDIMVGKGAGATSIPLELSPFTLVGATTRSGMLPSPLRDRFGFTAHLEFYETHELEQVIERAARMLHLEIEHEAVAEIAGRCRGTPRIANRLLRRVRDYALVHGTEAGLESVRAALDLYDVDPLGLDRLDRAVMRGILTRFGGGPVGLNTLAVSVGEEAETIESVVEPFLVRIGLVTRTPRGRVATPAAWEHFGLEAPAAPGAPARASGAPGAAGALFGDEL; this is translated from the coding sequence GTGAGCGGGCTCGCGCACGGTGACGCGTCCAGCCCCGTCCCGGAGTCCGACGCCGAGCTCGCCTTCGAGGGCGCGCTCCGCCCCCGGTCGCTCTCCGAGTTCGTCGGGCAGGTCAAGGTGCGCGGTCAGCTGGAGCTGCTGCTCACCGCCGCGGCCATGCAGAACCGCTCGCCCGACCACATCCTGCTCGCGGGACCGCCCGGGCTCGGCAAGACGACGCTCGCCATGATCGTGGCCGAGGAGAGCCGTCGACCCCTGCGGCTCACCAGCGGCCCCGCCATCCAGCACGCGGGCGACCTCGCGGCCGTGCTGTCCGCGCTGGTGCCGGGCGAGATCCTGTTCGTCGACGAGATCCACCGCATGGCGCGCTCCGCCGAGGAGATGCTGTACCTCGCCATGGAGGACTACCGCATCGACATCATGGTGGGCAAGGGCGCGGGCGCGACCTCCATCCCGCTGGAGCTGTCGCCCTTCACGCTGGTGGGCGCGACGACGCGCTCGGGCATGCTGCCGAGTCCGCTCCGCGACCGCTTCGGCTTCACCGCCCACCTCGAGTTCTACGAGACGCACGAGCTCGAGCAGGTGATCGAGCGCGCCGCCCGCATGCTGCACCTGGAGATCGAGCACGAGGCGGTCGCGGAGATCGCCGGCCGGTGCCGAGGGACCCCTCGCATCGCGAACCGCCTGCTCCGCCGGGTGCGCGACTACGCCCTCGTGCACGGGACCGAGGCCGGCCTCGAATCCGTGCGCGCGGCGCTCGACCTCTACGACGTGGATCCGCTCGGCCTCGACCGGCTCGACCGCGCCGTCATGCGCGGCATCCTCACGCGCTTCGGCGGCGGGCCCGTCGGGCTCAACACCCTCGCCGTGTCGGTGGGGGAGGAGGCGGAGACGATCGAGTCGGTCGTCGAGCCGTTCCTCGTCCGCATCGGCCTGGTGACGCGGACGCCGCGCGGGCGCGTCGCCACGCCGGCCGCATGGGAGCACTTCGGGCTCGAGGCCCCCGCGGCGCCGGGCGCTCCCGCCCGCGCATCGGGTGCGCCAGGTGCCGCCGGGGCCCTCTTCGGCGATGAACTATGA
- a CDS encoding RelA/SpoT family protein: MTETTSSTASLRRLVPRLFSRAQPAGAVEQLIRTARLHHPKADMSLIERAYAVAERAHEGQKRKSGEPYITHPVAVAQILADLGIGPKTLAAALLHDTVEDTEYTLDMLRHDFGDEIAMLVDGVTKLDKLKYGDSAQAETVRKMVVAMSKDIRVLVVKLADRLHNARTWGFVESASAERKAKETLEIYAPLAHRLGISTIKWELEDLSFAVLYPKIYVEIENLVKQRTPQREEFVQQVIDSVNDDLRAAKIRGKVAGRPKQYYSIYQKMVVRGREFDEIYDLVGIRVLVDSLRDCYAVLGAIHARWTPVPGRFKDYIATPKFNLYQSLHTTVIGPKGRPVEIQIRTHEMHQRAEFGVAAHWKYKERMNGGRTPEVSPQGDTDLAWLAHISDWQSETADPGEFLDSLRFEIGAKEVYVFTPHGKVIGLPAGGTPVDFAYAVHTDVGHRTMGAKVNGRLVPLENPLTTGDVVEVFTSKNPDSGPSKDWLAFVKSARARNKIKQWFTKERREEAIEQGKDAIARAMRKQNLPLQKLMNQDAFSDVAQSMKYDDVAALYAAVGEGHVSTQSVIEKVLSSIQGDSGGEAEEVFAVTQRSRVSRNSDSGVLVRGAPDILVKLAKCCTPVPGDEIIGFVTRGAGVSVHQANCHNVDSLRAEPDRMIEVEWAPSSKSLFLVHIQVEALDRSGLLSDVTRVLSEHHVNILSASVSTSSNRLAISRFVFEMGDVTHLDRVLNAVRRIDAVYDVYRVNGG, from the coding sequence ATGACGGAGACGACCTCGAGCACGGCTTCCCTCCGGCGCCTGGTGCCCCGCCTCTTCTCCCGGGCGCAGCCGGCCGGTGCCGTGGAGCAGCTCATCCGCACCGCGCGCCTGCACCACCCCAAGGCCGACATGAGCCTGATCGAGCGGGCCTACGCCGTCGCCGAGCGGGCGCACGAGGGCCAGAAGCGCAAGAGCGGCGAGCCGTACATCACCCACCCGGTCGCGGTCGCGCAGATCCTCGCGGACCTCGGCATCGGACCCAAGACGCTCGCGGCCGCCCTCCTCCACGACACGGTCGAGGACACCGAGTACACGCTCGACATGCTCCGCCACGACTTCGGCGATGAGATCGCCATGCTCGTCGACGGCGTGACCAAGCTCGACAAGCTGAAGTACGGCGACAGCGCCCAGGCGGAGACGGTGCGCAAGATGGTCGTCGCGATGTCGAAGGACATCCGGGTCCTCGTGGTCAAGTTGGCCGACCGCCTGCACAACGCGCGCACGTGGGGGTTCGTCGAATCCGCGTCCGCCGAGCGGAAGGCCAAGGAGACCCTCGAGATCTACGCGCCGCTCGCGCATCGCCTCGGCATCTCGACCATCAAGTGGGAGCTCGAGGACCTCTCGTTCGCGGTGCTCTACCCGAAGATCTACGTCGAGATCGAGAACCTCGTCAAGCAGCGCACCCCGCAGCGCGAGGAGTTCGTGCAGCAGGTGATCGACAGCGTCAACGACGACCTCCGCGCCGCCAAGATCCGCGGGAAGGTGGCCGGCCGGCCGAAGCAGTACTACTCGATCTACCAGAAGATGGTCGTGCGCGGCCGCGAGTTCGACGAGATCTACGACCTCGTCGGGATCCGCGTCCTGGTCGACTCGCTGCGCGACTGCTACGCCGTGCTCGGCGCGATCCACGCCCGCTGGACCCCTGTGCCCGGGCGCTTCAAGGACTACATCGCCACGCCCAAGTTCAACCTCTACCAGTCGCTGCACACGACGGTGATCGGGCCCAAGGGCCGCCCGGTCGAGATCCAGATCCGCACGCACGAGATGCACCAGCGCGCAGAGTTCGGCGTCGCGGCGCACTGGAAGTACAAGGAGCGCATGAACGGCGGGCGCACCCCCGAGGTCTCGCCGCAGGGGGACACCGACCTCGCCTGGCTCGCGCACATCTCCGACTGGCAGTCGGAGACCGCGGATCCCGGGGAGTTCCTCGACTCGCTGCGCTTCGAGATCGGCGCGAAGGAGGTCTACGTCTTCACCCCGCACGGCAAGGTCATCGGCCTGCCCGCCGGCGGGACGCCCGTGGACTTCGCCTACGCCGTGCACACGGACGTCGGCCACCGCACGATGGGCGCCAAGGTGAACGGGCGGCTCGTGCCGCTCGAGAACCCGCTCACCACGGGCGACGTGGTGGAGGTGTTCACGTCCAAGAACCCCGACAGCGGACCGAGCAAGGACTGGCTCGCGTTCGTGAAGAGCGCTCGGGCGCGCAACAAGATCAAGCAGTGGTTCACCAAGGAGCGCCGCGAGGAGGCGATCGAGCAGGGCAAGGACGCCATCGCCCGCGCCATGCGCAAGCAGAACCTCCCGCTGCAGAAGCTCATGAACCAGGATGCGTTCTCGGACGTGGCGCAGAGCATGAAGTACGACGACGTCGCGGCGCTCTACGCCGCCGTCGGCGAGGGTCACGTCTCGACCCAGTCGGTGATCGAGAAGGTGCTGTCATCGATCCAGGGCGACAGCGGTGGCGAGGCCGAGGAGGTCTTCGCGGTCACGCAGCGTTCGCGGGTATCGCGCAACAGCGACTCCGGGGTCCTCGTGCGCGGGGCGCCGGACATCCTCGTGAAGCTCGCCAAGTGCTGCACGCCCGTGCCCGGGGACGAGATCATCGGGTTCGTGACGCGCGGTGCGGGGGTCTCCGTGCACCAGGCCAACTGCCACAACGTCGACTCCCTCCGCGCGGAGCCCGATCGCATGATCGAGGTGGAGTGGGCGCCGTCGTCCAAGAGCCTGTTCCTGGTGCACATCCAGGTCGAGGCGCTGGATCGCTCGGGCCTCCTCAGCGACGTGACGCGCGTGCTGTCGGAGCACCACGTCAACATCCTCTCCGCGTCCGTCTCGACGTCGTCCAACCGGCTCGCGATCAGCCGCTTCGTGTTCGAGATGGGCGACGTCACGCACCTCGACCGCGTTCTCAACGCGGTGCGCCGCATCGATGCCGTGTACGACGTGTACCGGGTCAACGGCGGCTGA
- the yajC gene encoding preprotein translocase subunit YajC: MDPFTLIMFAVLALLIFFMFRNSRKRQKDLAALQTQMVPGAEVMTASGIYGTLVSFDEENNLAYLEVSPGTVLKLHRQTIARVVEPTVADDASVLVDDAPAADSVDETGTTDATRRLDDGDAPTARS, translated from the coding sequence ATGGACCCGTTCACCTTGATCATGTTCGCCGTCCTGGCGCTGCTCATCTTCTTCATGTTCCGCAACAGCCGGAAGCGCCAGAAGGACCTCGCGGCGCTGCAGACGCAGATGGTCCCCGGTGCCGAGGTCATGACCGCGTCCGGCATCTACGGCACGCTCGTCTCCTTCGACGAGGAGAACAACCTCGCCTACCTCGAGGTCTCGCCCGGCACGGTGCTGAAGCTGCACCGCCAGACCATCGCCCGCGTGGTCGAGCCGACCGTCGCCGACGACGCCTCCGTCCTCGTGGACGACGCTCCCGCCGCGGACTCGGTCGACGAGACCGGCACGACGGACGCGACGCGCCGCCTCGACGACGGCGACGCCCCCACCGCGCGCTCCTGA